One Nocardioidaceae bacterium SCSIO 66511 genomic window carries:
- a CDS encoding [protein-PII] uridylyltransferase produces MLDERPERAAARVDRALQMDARLRGLFESAASGVGLSPSNGCGLALVAVGGYGRSELSPASDVDVVLLHDPGMSAATVAELAERIWYPLWDDAVLLDHAVRSSTAMLDAAAVDVRTATGMLDARGVAGDISMVQSLRSAVLASWRRNARTRLPELRSACDERIARAGWLAHAAVPDLKDSGGGLRDGVVMRALVSTWLVEVPRHQAEPLRRALLDVRDALHEVTGRRTDRLSNELLAEVAEALGLRPAELDLHLRELGWRTAHLAQLAWRRIDDVLHPHARRTRSPTGPKITTVARGVGLLDREVVLTRDARPAYDAELPLRAAVEAASRGRILAPSVAARCARDGAAPETPWPRTTRDLMVELLASGSELVSVWEELDIAGVVDRWLPEWSEIRLRGSTSPVHTYTIDRHSLQTAVNASRLVRRVRRPDLLVVAALLHDIGKGRAGDHSVVGAPMAREIAMRWGFEAADADRIAVLVRRHLLLPTAATRRDIEDPATAETIADIVGDRDTLDLLAALTEADATATGPTAWTKWRAGLVRGLVEKTHEWLHSGVTSPDPEDYSGWEFEPVALDGRSVVVRRVEHHTGALLSIVAQDRPGLLSDLAAGVALAGLRVRSVRTGGDEAASSLWEVVGDEVDVSRLEPLLRRVLDGQVDIAERLAYVTDPARPVPVVTVLRDQSATSSLVEVRADDARGLLWQCCRVIAAQGHTIRSAHATSIGPQADNVFYVVDADDEPLGGQAMDQLAVALRRGLGAG; encoded by the coding sequence TTGCTCGACGAGCGACCCGAGCGTGCCGCAGCCCGGGTCGACCGGGCACTGCAGATGGATGCGCGGTTGCGCGGGTTGTTCGAGTCCGCTGCGTCGGGCGTCGGGCTGTCGCCTTCGAACGGCTGCGGTCTGGCGCTCGTCGCCGTCGGCGGCTACGGGCGCTCCGAGCTGTCGCCGGCGAGTGATGTCGACGTCGTGCTACTGCACGATCCGGGTATGTCGGCGGCGACCGTCGCAGAGCTCGCCGAGCGGATTTGGTACCCACTGTGGGACGACGCGGTGCTGCTCGACCACGCAGTACGCAGCTCGACCGCCATGCTCGACGCGGCCGCGGTCGATGTACGTACGGCCACCGGCATGCTCGACGCCCGCGGTGTTGCGGGCGATATCTCGATGGTGCAGTCGCTGCGTTCGGCGGTGCTCGCGAGCTGGCGCCGCAACGCGCGTACGCGGCTGCCCGAGCTGCGCAGTGCCTGCGATGAGCGCATCGCGCGGGCAGGCTGGCTCGCCCATGCGGCAGTACCCGACCTGAAGGACTCCGGCGGCGGGCTCCGCGACGGTGTCGTGATGCGCGCGCTGGTCTCGACCTGGCTCGTCGAGGTACCCCGTCACCAGGCCGAGCCGCTGCGACGGGCGCTCCTCGACGTACGCGACGCTCTGCACGAGGTGACCGGCCGCCGTACCGACCGGCTCAGCAATGAGCTGCTCGCCGAGGTGGCCGAGGCGCTCGGCCTTCGACCCGCCGAGCTCGATCTGCACCTACGCGAGCTGGGTTGGCGCACTGCGCATCTGGCGCAGCTGGCGTGGCGGCGTATCGACGACGTACTCCACCCGCATGCCAGGCGCACCCGGTCGCCGACCGGGCCGAAGATCACGACGGTGGCGCGAGGCGTCGGGTTGCTCGACCGCGAGGTCGTGCTCACCCGTGACGCGCGACCGGCGTACGACGCGGAGCTTCCGCTGCGCGCCGCGGTGGAGGCGGCGAGTCGCGGGCGGATCCTCGCGCCCAGCGTCGCGGCACGTTGCGCGCGTGACGGAGCGGCGCCCGAGACTCCGTGGCCGCGTACGACCCGCGATCTGATGGTCGAGCTGCTGGCGAGCGGCTCGGAGCTCGTCTCGGTGTGGGAGGAGCTCGACATCGCCGGCGTCGTCGACCGGTGGCTGCCGGAGTGGTCCGAGATCCGGCTGCGCGGGTCGACGTCGCCCGTCCACACGTACACCATCGACCGGCACAGCCTGCAGACCGCGGTGAACGCGTCGCGCCTCGTACGCAGAGTGCGGCGGCCCGATCTTCTCGTCGTCGCGGCGCTGTTGCACGACATCGGCAAGGGGCGCGCGGGCGACCACAGCGTCGTCGGTGCGCCGATGGCCCGCGAGATCGCCATGCGGTGGGGGTTCGAGGCGGCCGACGCCGATCGGATCGCCGTCCTCGTACGCCGGCACCTGCTATTGCCGACCGCAGCGACCCGACGCGATATCGAGGACCCCGCGACGGCCGAGACCATCGCCGACATCGTCGGCGACCGTGACACCCTCGACCTGCTTGCCGCTCTGACGGAGGCGGATGCGACGGCCACCGGACCGACCGCGTGGACGAAATGGCGGGCCGGACTCGTACGCGGACTCGTCGAGAAGACGCATGAATGGCTACATTCGGGTGTCACGTCGCCCGACCCGGAGGACTACTCGGGCTGGGAGTTCGAGCCGGTCGCCCTCGACGGACGCTCGGTCGTCGTACGCCGCGTCGAGCACCACACCGGCGCATTGTTGTCGATCGTCGCGCAGGACCGTCCGGGTCTGCTGTCCGATCTCGCGGCCGGCGTCGCGCTCGCCGGGCTACGCGTGCGCTCGGTGCGTACCGGAGGCGACGAGGCCGCGTCGTCGCTGTGGGAGGTCGTGGGCGACGAGGTCGATGTGAGCAGACTCGAACCCTTGCTGCGGCGAGTGCTCGACGGTCAGGTCGATATCGCCGAGCGCCTTGCGTACGTCACCGACCCGGCCCGCCCGGTGCCCGTCGTCACCGTGCTGCGAGACCAGTCCGCCACCTCGAGCCTGGTCGAGGTACGCGCCGACGACGCGCGCGGCCTGCTGTGGCAGTGCTGCCGGGTGATTGCGGCGCAGGGGCACACGATTCGCTCGGCCCATGCCACCTCCATCGGGCCGCAGGCCGACAACGTGTTCTACGTCGTCGACGCCGACGACGAGCCGCTCGGTGGCCAGGCGATGGACCAGCTCGCCGTTGCGTTACGGCGTGGGCTCGGAGCCGGCTGA
- the ffh gene encoding signal recognition particle protein, whose translation MFDTLQDRLQATFKNLRGKGRLSESDIDATAREIRIALLEADVALPVVKEFIAAVKERARGAEVSQALNPAQQVIKIVNEELVGILGGETRRLEFAKKPPTVIMLAGLQGAGKTTLAGKLGRWLKDQGNSPMLVASDLQRPNAVNQLQIVGEQAGVTVYAPEPGNGVGDPVKVAKDSIDEARRTLHDVVIVDTAGRLGIDEELMKQAADIRDAVSPDETLFVVDAMIGQDAVTTAQAFLDGVGFTGVVLSKLDGDARGGAALSVASVTGKQVMFASNGEKLTDFDVFHPDRMASRILDLGDMLTLIEQAEKAFDAEEAAKAAAKLQGKSSDFTLDDFLQQMQAVRKMGSMSKIFGMLPGMGQFKDQIADFDEREIDRIQAIILSMTPAERENPKLIDGSRRARISKGSGTQVSDVNGLVDRFFEARKMMQQMAKGGGMPGMPGMPGMPGMGGGKRSKSRQPKKSKNKGKRGSGNPAKRAAQQKADAQKQSEQPAESPFGVPTAKGQADDFELPKELRDLL comes from the coding sequence TTGTTCGACACGCTGCAAGACCGCCTTCAAGCCACGTTCAAGAACCTCCGTGGCAAGGGGCGACTCTCCGAGTCCGATATCGACGCGACCGCGCGCGAGATCCGGATCGCGCTGCTCGAGGCAGACGTCGCTCTGCCCGTGGTCAAGGAGTTCATCGCTGCGGTCAAGGAACGCGCGCGAGGCGCCGAGGTCAGCCAGGCGCTGAACCCCGCCCAGCAGGTCATCAAGATCGTCAACGAGGAGCTCGTCGGAATCCTCGGCGGTGAAACCCGCCGCCTGGAGTTCGCGAAGAAGCCGCCGACGGTGATCATGCTCGCCGGCCTCCAGGGTGCGGGCAAGACGACTCTCGCTGGCAAGCTCGGCCGCTGGCTCAAGGACCAAGGCAACTCCCCGATGCTGGTGGCTTCGGACTTGCAGAGGCCTAACGCCGTCAACCAGCTACAGATCGTCGGCGAGCAGGCCGGTGTCACCGTGTACGCGCCGGAGCCCGGCAACGGCGTCGGCGACCCGGTCAAGGTCGCCAAGGACTCCATCGACGAAGCCAGGCGTACGCTCCACGACGTCGTCATCGTCGACACCGCCGGCCGCCTGGGCATCGACGAGGAGCTGATGAAGCAGGCCGCGGACATCCGCGACGCCGTCAGCCCCGATGAGACGCTGTTCGTCGTCGACGCGATGATCGGCCAGGACGCCGTGACCACCGCGCAGGCCTTCCTGGACGGCGTCGGGTTCACCGGAGTCGTACTCTCCAAGCTCGACGGCGATGCGCGTGGTGGCGCCGCGCTGTCGGTCGCGTCGGTGACCGGCAAGCAGGTGATGTTCGCCTCGAACGGCGAGAAGCTCACCGACTTCGACGTCTTCCATCCGGACCGGATGGCTTCGCGCATTCTCGACCTCGGCGACATGCTGACGCTGATCGAGCAAGCGGAGAAGGCATTCGACGCGGAGGAAGCCGCGAAGGCGGCGGCGAAGCTACAGGGCAAGAGCAGCGACTTCACCCTCGACGACTTCCTGCAGCAGATGCAGGCCGTACGCAAGATGGGCTCGATGTCGAAGATCTTCGGCATGTTGCCCGGCATGGGTCAGTTCAAGGACCAGATCGCCGACTTCGACGAGCGCGAGATCGACCGTATCCAGGCGATCATCTTGTCGATGACGCCCGCGGAGCGGGAGAATCCGAAGCTGATCGACGGTTCGCGTCGCGCGCGGATCTCGAAGGGCTCTGGTACGCAGGTCAGCGACGTCAACGGCCTCGTCGACAGGTTCTTCGAGGCACGCAAGATGATGCAGCAGATGGCCAAGGGCGGTGGCATGCCCGGGATGCCGGGAATGCCCGGGATGCCCGGCATGGGCGGCGGCAAACGATCGAAGTCGCGCCAGCCGAAGAAGTCGAAGAACAAGGGCAAGCGTGGCTCGGGCAACCCGGCCAAGCGGGCGGCGCAGCAGAAGGCCGATGCGCAGAAGCAGTCAGAGCAGCCGGCCGAGTCTCCGTTCGGCGTACCGACCGCAAAGGGTCAGGCCGACGACTTCGAACTCCCCAAGGAGCTTCGCGACCTGCTCTGA
- a CDS encoding gluconokinase has protein sequence MAEHSGTRAPLVVIMGVSAVGKTTVGERLAARYGVEYADADAFHPQANIDKMSAGVPLSDDDRWPWLEAIGRWLHERRDTGGVVSCSALKRAYRDVLVEAAPALCFLHLDGDPEMIRERIARRKDHFMPPSLVDSQLATLEPLEPDECGVAIDLTKRPDEIIEEFCRYAKLR, from the coding sequence ATGGCTGAACACTCCGGCACCCGCGCCCCGCTCGTCGTCATCATGGGTGTCTCCGCCGTTGGCAAGACAACGGTGGGCGAGCGTCTCGCGGCCCGGTACGGCGTGGAATACGCCGACGCCGATGCATTCCACCCGCAGGCGAACATCGACAAGATGAGCGCCGGCGTACCGCTGAGCGACGATGACCGCTGGCCGTGGCTGGAGGCGATCGGCCGGTGGCTGCATGAGCGGCGTGATACGGGAGGAGTCGTGAGCTGTTCGGCGCTCAAACGCGCGTACCGTGACGTGCTCGTCGAGGCCGCTCCCGCGCTTTGCTTCCTCCATCTCGACGGAGACCCAGAGATGATCCGCGAACGCATCGCCCGGCGCAAAGACCACTTCATGCCGCCGTCGCTGGTCGACTCGCAGCTCGCGACCCTCGAGCCGCTCGAACCCGATGAGTGCGGCGTTGCCATCGACCTGACCAAGCGACCCGACGAGATCATTGAGGAGTTCTGCAGGTACGCCAAGCTCCGCTGA
- a CDS encoding MMPL family transporter produces MSVLLYRFGKFAFRRWWVVIPVWVLLLVGLGATAAAVSQSMEDDFSMPNLPSERATDIMDKHFPGMSQEFDFDAVTGTYVIEAPAGEKLTDPDNKAAVDELVANLNKLDIIDHKQPLQNPVDAAAKMGCVGADAQSDELQQTCSGAPLNVLSEDDPASVAVLDTEFTIKDWQDVTEADRDAAYDAADSARDAGLTVEMSGSLAMEEQAPGGSAEMIGMGVALIVMIIAFGALIAPFIPIITAIVGTGMASITIMLGTSVTSIPSFTTFLASMIGIALSIDYALFIVSRYKHELHVAPTREEAAGRALGTAGSAVVFAGLTVIIALGGLSIVGVRFLTFMGLGGALAAAFAVIVALTLMPALLGMFGKALFKPKLPLIAQHDPEDDTAVTNGIRFARLIGRRPALMLTLGIVVLGALSIPALNLSLGLPGDESMPKDTTIRKAYDIRTDGFGEGSNGVLQVAADLSDVPQDDRKPAIDALRTELESHDDMDYVVGPLQSEDGAGAIFQGVPKSGPNNQDTKDLVKEVRDAEDGLAADYGIEYGVTGTTAIYADVDDVMLGSIVPYMALVAGAAFVLLIIVFRSVLIPLTAALGFLLSVAATFGATVVIFQEGAFGLIDDPRPVVSFMPIMLIGLVFGLAMDYTVFTVTRMREEYVHGESPLQAMMKGYHHGARVVVSAAIIMISVFSAFMMEEDVTAKSMGFALAAAVFFDAFIVRMVILPSLLALMGKAAWWIPGWLDKIVPNVDIEGEKIAQLTASQSEPEPEPAVGTTV; encoded by the coding sequence GTGTCCGTCCTGCTTTATAGGTTCGGCAAGTTCGCATTCAGACGCTGGTGGGTCGTCATACCCGTCTGGGTCCTCCTGCTCGTCGGCCTCGGCGCAACGGCCGCCGCCGTCTCGCAGTCCATGGAGGACGACTTCTCCATGCCGAACCTGCCGTCCGAGCGTGCAACCGACATCATGGACAAGCACTTTCCCGGCATGTCTCAGGAGTTCGACTTCGATGCGGTGACCGGTACGTACGTCATCGAAGCACCGGCCGGCGAGAAGCTCACCGACCCCGATAACAAGGCGGCCGTCGACGAGCTGGTCGCCAATCTGAACAAGCTCGACATCATCGACCACAAGCAGCCGCTGCAGAACCCCGTCGACGCGGCGGCGAAGATGGGCTGTGTCGGCGCCGACGCGCAGAGCGACGAGCTGCAGCAGACCTGTAGCGGGGCCCCGCTGAACGTGCTCAGCGAGGACGACCCCGCCAGCGTGGCCGTGCTCGACACCGAGTTCACGATCAAGGATTGGCAAGACGTCACCGAGGCCGACCGCGACGCCGCGTACGACGCTGCCGACAGCGCCCGCGACGCCGGTCTGACCGTGGAGATGAGCGGTTCGCTCGCGATGGAGGAGCAGGCACCCGGAGGGTCCGCCGAGATGATCGGCATGGGCGTCGCGCTGATCGTCATGATCATCGCCTTCGGTGCCCTGATCGCGCCGTTCATCCCGATCATCACCGCGATCGTCGGCACCGGAATGGCTTCGATCACCATCATGCTCGGCACCTCGGTGACCTCGATCCCGAGCTTCACCACGTTCCTGGCATCGATGATCGGCATCGCGCTGTCGATCGACTACGCGTTGTTCATCGTCTCGCGGTACAAACACGAGTTGCACGTGGCGCCGACTCGCGAAGAAGCGGCCGGGCGAGCGCTCGGTACCGCCGGCTCTGCCGTCGTCTTCGCCGGGCTGACGGTCATCATCGCGCTCGGCGGTCTGAGCATCGTCGGTGTGCGCTTCCTGACGTTCATGGGCCTCGGCGGCGCACTCGCGGCCGCGTTCGCGGTGATCGTCGCGCTGACCCTGATGCCTGCGCTGCTCGGTATGTTCGGCAAGGCGCTGTTCAAGCCGAAGCTGCCACTGATTGCACAACACGATCCGGAGGACGACACAGCGGTCACCAACGGCATCCGGTTCGCCCGGCTGATCGGACGCAGGCCCGCGCTCATGCTGACGCTCGGCATCGTCGTACTCGGTGCGTTGTCGATCCCTGCGTTGAACCTCAGCCTCGGTCTGCCCGGCGACGAGAGCATGCCGAAGGACACCACGATCCGCAAGGCGTACGACATTCGTACCGACGGCTTCGGAGAGGGCAGCAACGGCGTGCTCCAGGTGGCGGCCGACCTGAGCGATGTACCGCAGGACGACCGCAAGCCGGCGATCGACGCCCTCCGTACCGAGCTCGAGTCACACGACGACATGGACTACGTCGTCGGGCCGCTCCAGAGCGAGGACGGCGCCGGCGCGATCTTCCAGGGCGTTCCGAAGTCTGGCCCGAACAACCAGGACACCAAGGACCTCGTCAAGGAGGTACGCGACGCCGAGGACGGTTTGGCTGCTGACTACGGCATCGAGTACGGCGTGACGGGTACGACCGCGATCTACGCCGACGTCGACGACGTCATGCTCGGCTCGATCGTTCCGTACATGGCACTCGTCGCCGGAGCCGCGTTCGTACTGCTGATCATCGTGTTCCGGAGCGTGCTGATCCCGCTGACGGCCGCACTCGGGTTCCTGCTCTCGGTCGCCGCGACGTTCGGGGCAACGGTGGTCATCTTCCAAGAGGGCGCCTTCGGCCTGATCGACGATCCGAGACCGGTCGTCAGCTTCATGCCGATCATGCTCATCGGGTTGGTGTTCGGGCTCGCGATGGACTACACGGTCTTCACCGTCACCCGGATGCGCGAGGAGTACGTACACGGCGAATCACCGCTCCAGGCGATGATGAAGGGCTACCACCACGGGGCCCGGGTCGTGGTCTCGGCCGCGATCATCATGATCTCGGTGTTCAGTGCCTTCATGATGGAGGAGGACGTCACGGCCAAGTCGATGGGCTTCGCGCTCGCGGCGGCGGTCTTCTTCGACGCCTTCATCGTCCGGATGGTCATCCTGCCATCGCTGCTCGCCCTGATGGGCAAGGCCGCCTGGTGGATCCCGGGCTGGCTCGACAAGATAGTGCCGAACGTCGACATCGAAGGCGAGAAGATCGCCCAGCTGACGGCGTCACAATCCGAGCCCGAACCCGAGCCGGCGGTCGGTACGACCGTCTGA
- a CDS encoding MarR family transcriptional regulator: MTERSEVSARTPAMSSLTGFLLRRAYARTMDFARTSLDADANMRDVGVLTVLESHGPMSQGAVADRTQTNRTVMVKLAEALEAEGYLVRERNPADRRAYVLTITPSGRRRLADLLLELTDADAALNADLSGDQRDRLNTLLRAVVPDDALAAFPSLRDHTGYLISVAHLDQRGRSIDLLEPLGLEPREFGVMAVIDRDGPCTQQHVADVLGVSAPTVLWAIDDLERDELVVRTRVSSDRRSYDLSLTKQGIERLAKAVDLVATEQDSLTERLGAAGDAELRTLLTALVGL; this comes from the coding sequence GTGACTGAGCGCTCGGAGGTGTCTGCTCGCACTCCTGCGATGTCGTCACTGACCGGGTTCCTGCTGCGCAGGGCGTATGCCCGCACCATGGATTTCGCACGCACGTCCCTCGACGCCGACGCCAATATGCGCGACGTCGGGGTGCTGACGGTTCTCGAGAGCCATGGCCCGATGTCCCAGGGCGCCGTCGCAGACCGTACCCAGACGAACCGAACCGTGATGGTCAAGCTGGCGGAGGCGTTGGAGGCCGAGGGCTACCTCGTACGCGAGCGCAATCCCGCCGACCGACGCGCGTACGTACTGACGATCACGCCGTCGGGCCGCCGCCGGCTCGCCGACCTGCTGCTGGAGCTGACCGATGCGGATGCAGCGCTCAACGCCGACCTGAGCGGTGACCAGCGCGATCGCCTCAACACACTGCTGCGCGCGGTGGTACCCGACGACGCATTGGCGGCATTTCCCTCATTGCGCGACCACACGGGTTACCTGATCAGCGTCGCGCACCTCGACCAGCGCGGCCGCTCCATCGACCTGCTCGAACCCCTCGGGCTGGAGCCGCGCGAGTTCGGTGTGATGGCAGTCATCGACCGCGACGGCCCGTGCACACAGCAGCACGTCGCCGATGTGCTCGGTGTCAGCGCTCCGACTGTGTTGTGGGCGATCGACGATCTCGAACGCGACGAGCTCGTGGTCCGCACTCGGGTCAGCTCGGACCGCCGGTCGTACGACCTCAGCCTCACCAAGCAAGGCATCGAGCGCCTGGCCAAGGCTGTCGATCTCGTCGCAACCGAGCAGGACTCGTTGACCGAGCGGTTGGGAGCGGCGGGCGACGCCGAGCTGCGTACGCTGCTGACCGCCCTCGTCGGCCTCTGA
- a CDS encoding ABC transporter ATP-binding protein/permease yields MLVSLLRTHLRPYRAAIGLIVVLQFVQTLANLYLPGLNADIIDSGIVKGDTDYILEVGGVMLGVTVLQVVCTIVAVYFGARTAMALGRDLRTAVFARVQTFAAREVAQFGAPTLITRSTNDVQQVQMLVLMTFTFMVAAPIMCIGGIVMALRQDVELSGLIVVIIPVLIVSVGLVIARMRPLFRTMQTRLDSINRVLREQIMGIRVIRAFVKEDYERERFADANEAYRDVAIATGRLMALMFPIVMLVMNVSSVAVIWFGGHRVASGDLQVGTMTAFLAYLIQILMSIMMATFMFMLVPRAEVAAERISEVLDTEPSIVPPADPVERSESGGFVDIVAASYAYPGAEEPVLHSVDLIARPGQTTAIIGSTGSGKSTLLSLIPRLFDATEGEVKIGGVDVRDVMPDDVWAHIGLVPQRPYLFTGTVATNLRFGRTDASDDELWEALTIAQAREFVEAMPEGLDAPIAQGGTNVSGGQRQRLAIARAIVKRPSLYLFDDSFSALDYATDAALRSDLATVTSESAVIVVAQRVSTIRDADRIVVLDEGRVVGTGTHAELMDACETYREIVLSQLTEEEAGVQR; encoded by the coding sequence GTGCTGGTCTCCCTCCTCCGTACGCACCTGCGTCCGTACCGCGCTGCCATCGGACTCATCGTGGTGCTGCAGTTCGTACAGACGCTCGCAAACCTCTACCTACCCGGGCTCAACGCCGACATCATCGACAGCGGCATCGTCAAGGGCGACACCGACTACATCCTCGAAGTCGGCGGCGTGATGCTCGGCGTCACGGTCCTGCAGGTGGTGTGCACGATCGTCGCCGTCTACTTCGGCGCGCGTACGGCCATGGCCCTCGGCCGCGACCTTCGTACGGCCGTGTTCGCGCGGGTGCAGACGTTCGCTGCGCGCGAGGTGGCGCAGTTCGGCGCGCCTACCCTGATCACTCGCTCGACGAACGACGTCCAGCAGGTGCAGATGCTGGTGCTGATGACGTTCACGTTCATGGTCGCTGCGCCGATCATGTGTATCGGCGGCATCGTGATGGCGCTGCGGCAGGATGTCGAGCTGTCCGGTCTGATCGTCGTCATCATTCCGGTGCTGATCGTGAGCGTCGGCCTGGTGATTGCGCGGATGCGCCCGCTCTTCCGCACGATGCAGACCAGGCTCGACAGCATCAACCGGGTGCTGCGCGAGCAGATCATGGGCATTCGGGTGATTCGGGCCTTCGTCAAGGAGGACTACGAACGCGAACGCTTCGCCGATGCGAACGAGGCATACCGTGACGTCGCCATTGCGACCGGACGTCTGATGGCGTTGATGTTCCCGATCGTCATGCTGGTGATGAATGTGTCGAGCGTCGCGGTCATCTGGTTCGGTGGTCACCGAGTCGCGAGCGGAGATCTCCAAGTCGGCACGATGACGGCGTTCCTGGCGTACCTCATCCAGATCTTGATGTCGATCATGATGGCGACGTTCATGTTCATGCTCGTGCCGCGGGCCGAGGTCGCGGCCGAACGCATCAGCGAGGTGCTCGACACCGAGCCGAGCATCGTGCCGCCCGCCGATCCGGTCGAGCGTTCTGAGTCGGGCGGGTTTGTCGACATCGTCGCCGCCAGCTATGCGTACCCGGGGGCGGAGGAGCCGGTGCTGCACAGCGTCGATCTGATCGCGCGCCCAGGGCAGACGACCGCGATCATCGGCTCAACAGGTAGCGGCAAGTCCACGTTGCTGAGCCTGATCCCGCGGCTGTTCGATGCCACCGAGGGCGAGGTCAAGATCGGCGGCGTCGACGTACGCGATGTGATGCCCGACGACGTCTGGGCGCATATCGGGCTGGTGCCGCAACGCCCGTACTTGTTCACCGGCACGGTTGCGACCAACCTCCGGTTCGGGCGTACGGACGCCAGCGACGACGAGCTCTGGGAGGCGCTGACGATCGCGCAGGCACGCGAGTTCGTCGAGGCGATGCCCGAAGGGCTCGATGCGCCCATCGCGCAGGGCGGTACGAACGTCTCCGGCGGCCAGCGGCAACGCCTTGCGATTGCCCGCGCGATCGTGAAACGCCCAAGTCTCTATCTCTTCGACGATTCGTTCTCGGCCCTCGACTACGCGACCGATGCGGCGCTCCGTAGTGATCTCGCGACAGTCACGAGCGAGTCCGCGGTGATCGTCGTAGCCCAACGGGTGAGTACGATCCGCGACGCCGACCGCATCGTGGTGCTCGACGAAGGACGCGTCGTGGGCACCGGTACGCATGCGGAGCTGATGGACGCATGCGAGACGTACCGGGAGATCGTGCTGTCGCAGCTGACCGAGGAAGAGGCGGGGGTTCAGCGATGA